TCATCGGTGTTTTGGTTAGTATCGATGGAGACAAAGTCGAAAAAGGCCTTGATTTTCTCCGGGATCGTAGCCTTATTGCCCTCTGTGTAGTTTTTGATGTATTTGTATACTGTCGGCCTAGATATGTCAAATCTGCGGGCTAGTTCGGATATATCTACTCCGATTTTCGAAAGAATTTCCTTCATGCTTGTACAATATTTGTTCTAGTTTATTAAGTTTACACTGTTATAGAATTTCAATTACATAATGTGTAAACATGCTTTTTTTGATGTGTAAATAGTTTCAAAACTAATGCTGGATTACGATTTTTTCAGTTTTTGAGAAGGGTTCTGAGTATCCACCCTTCCATCACCGCATCATCGATCGCCCGGTGCCTCATCCCCTCCAATCCCATGGAATCCTCGGGACACAACGCCCTGTATGCATCGATCGACCTGATCCACTTGTTCGGATAGTACGATTCCTCCCTCTCCCTCAGCAGCCTCTCCTGAAGCGCCTTATCCGGAATCATATCCTCCTCCGCCAGGGAATGCACCCTCTTCGTCGCCAGCTCCATGATGTCATAGGGAACGGAACACAGCTCCTTCAGGCACCACGGTTCACGGTACAGGAACTTCCCGAAATCGAACGGAACGTTGTACGAGGTGACCTCTCTCCCGGAGACGATCCCCCTCACCTCCGCGGCAACCGTCTCCAGATCCTTGGAAGCATTCAGTGTATCCTCCATCCTCAGGTCGGAATTCCTGTAGATCCATATCCCTTCCGAACCATCCGGGTTCACATACTTCCTGTCGAATTCGGCAATATCGGAATAACGGATTATCTCGGAATACACGGGTTTCACGGAACCTTCCTCCAGCTCCGCAATCCCGATCTCCAGCACCCTGTCCTTCGGATAACCAGAAAGACCCGTAGTCTCGGTATCGATGATCAGAACCATAAGAAATCAGAATCTTCCCAAGGCCTTCTGGTAAAGGAATCCCTTGTACGGAGCACCCTCATCGTACAGGATGGAATCCTCATCAGGCTTCCAATCCGGATTCAGTTCCTTGAACGCGGCCATGAACTTCCGCTTCTCCGCATCATCCACCGAGTACGTCATCGGGCGCCCTGTCGAGGTAGTCGGAGACGGTGAAGCGGATCCAGTTGTAGGACCTCTGCCATCTGACCTTGAAATCTTCGAGGGCTGCGAATTCGGCTCCGACATCCTCGTAGCCGTGTCTTGCTCCGACGGCCGCGAAAATCATCGTAAGGTGGTCGTCGGATACGGTGCGGTTCTTCTCGTTGAAGGTGGCGATGAATACGTCACCTTCGGCGGTTTTTCTATTCCTCATGGTTTTCACTCCTTGAGGATTCCCGTCGTTTCTGCGATGGATTATGGGATTTGCAGGGATTTAATGGTAGGGGAGAGGTCGGGCAATGCCTGAGAATAACGTTAGGTAACCGCCTATCGCTGTCGGTCCCTGATACACAATCTGTTCCGGAGACAACCGCGTCTGTTCATGGATGGAATCCGTTCGGAGCACTTGGAACCGACGGTCAATGTTTGCGGAAAAGTTCTCTGAAGCCTTTTCTCTTGGTGGCAGGTGATTTAAGACTGTGATCCCCGCCATCGTCGATACGCATCAGCGCAGAACGGGCATCGGATTCCCACACGGGGATTTCCTCCGTCATGAATCTCCAGACTATGCGGACATCCACATTCTCGTATTGATGAGAGATGATGTTACGTATCCCCTTGATGGATCCGATTGGCATGGAGAAGTTCTGAGTATAGAACTCCGGATACTTGGAAGCGACGCGGTCCAGACACTGCGTTATCTGGTTGATCTTCGAGTAGCAGGCGTCCTGATAGACCTCGGTATCGGCGAACGTCTCGAAATCATCCCCGAAGTACGTCCTGTACTCTTCGATTCCTTCTGCGTAACGGATGATCCATTCCAGATTATCGCGGAGAACGCCCAGTTCCCTTCCGCCTTTAACCATATATGAGCCTCATATCCTCGCTAATGCGGGTCTTGAATGCTTCAGTTGCGGAATCGTAGGCGAAGTCCACCCTGTTACCGAGAGCCTCTTCCAGTTCGGTCATGAAGGAACCCAATTCGGTGAGCGTGACCTTATCATAATCAAGCACCAGGAAGAAATCGAAATCGCTGTCCCTGGTGTAATCCCCCCTCGCACGGGAGCCGAAAAGATAGACGCGTCTTACGTTGTAACGGGAGGCAATCGGTGCAACTATGCCCCTGAGTTCATCAAGAGTCATTCCGATCTCCTTTTTCTTTCCCGTGAACATGCCGATGCCTCCGTGCTTTCAGATATTTATGTCCATCCGCCGATATAAAACTAGGCGAGAGGTCGGACCCGTACGACACTTTCAATAGTGGTACGGAGATTACCAACGGATCAGATGGAATACAAGGCACTGACCTGTCCTTACTGCGGAGC
The nucleotide sequence above comes from Candidatus Methanomethylophilus alvi Mx1201. Encoded proteins:
- a CDS encoding nucleotidyltransferase family protein — its product is MFTGKKKEIGMTLDELRGIVAPIASRYNVRRVYLFGSRARGDYTRDSDFDFFLVLDYDKVTLTELGSFMTELEEALGNRVDFAYDSATEAFKTRISEDMRLIYG
- a CDS encoding 3'-5' exonuclease; amino-acid sequence: MVLIIDTETTGLSGYPKDRVLEIGIAELEEGSVKPVYSEIIRYSDIAEFDRKYVNPDGSEGIWIYRNSDLRMEDTLNASKDLETVAAEVRGIVSGREVTSYNVPFDFGKFLYREPWCLKELCSVPYDIMELATKRVHSLAEEDMIPDKALQERLLREREESYYPNKWIRSIDAYRALCPEDSMGLEGMRHRAIDDAVMEGWILRTLLKN
- a CDS encoding HepT-like ribonuclease domain-containing protein, whose amino-acid sequence is MVKGGRELGVLRDNLEWIIRYAEGIEEYRTYFGDDFETFADTEVYQDACYSKINQITQCLDRVASKYPEFYTQNFSMPIGSIKGIRNIISHQYENVDVRIVWRFMTEEIPVWESDARSALMRIDDGGDHSLKSPATKRKGFRELFRKH